The Vicia villosa cultivar HV-30 ecotype Madison, WI linkage group LG1, Vvil1.0, whole genome shotgun sequence genome includes a region encoding these proteins:
- the LOC131644730 gene encoding APO protein 3, mitochondrial-like — MLSRLVQPISHHLLQRTTTFRVLCSTFSICDDLPKKLKKFERKPLVTSINELKRRGREKRKERQKVDEIVLQSPENGLLVQRLVPIAKEVYTARSELLSCVSILVKFIAIYSCSICGEVHVGDPPHQIRTCNVRGSLSSKEHSWVKGGIEHILPLVESFHLYDRIGRAVSHNEMLQVDRIPAIVELCIQAGVDIPEYLTRRRTFPVYCVAGRIIDFEKRFPKEISLDKDIDEYGFPYKKKRLDEDSSSREMHCDDIQAVAIRGMKAWKKMCSGASKLMEKYAVQTCGYCPEVQVGPKGHRVRNCQAYKHQMRDGQHAWQEATINDFVPPVYVYHIQDQQPNKPLVNELKRYYGMLPAAVELFSQAGAPVEKNYAHSMRVDVVVPDMDEEKWVV, encoded by the exons ATGCTTTCAAGACTAGTTCAACCAATCAGTCATCATCTCCTCCAAAGAACCACAACTTTCCGTGTTCTATGCTCGACTTTCTCTATCTGCGACGATCTTCCAAAGAAGCTCAAGAAGTTTGAGAGGAAACCATTGGTAACGAGTATTAACGAACTCAAACGACGAGGTAGggagaagagaaaggagagacaAAAGGTTGATGAGATAGTTTTACAGTCTCCGGAAAATGGCTTGTTGGTTCAGAGATTAGTTCCTATCGCTAAGGAAGTTTATACTGCTAGATCTGAATTGTTGTCCTGTGTTTCTATACTTGTGAAGTTTATTGCTATTTATTCATGCAG CATATGTGGAGAAGTTCATGTTGGTGATCCACCACATCAAATTAGAACATGTAATGTTAGAGGAAGCTTGTCAAGCAAAGAACACAGTTGGGTCAAAGGTGGTATTGAACATATTCTGCCTCTTGTTGAGTCATTTCATCTGTATGATAGAATTGGGAGGGCTGTTTCACATAATGAAATGCTTCAAGTGGACCGAATTCCAGCAATTGTTGAATTGTGTATCCAGGCAGGTGTTGACATACCTGAGTACCTTACCAGGAGAAGGACCTTTCCTGTTTACTGTGTTGCTGGTCGGATAATCGACTTTGAGAAAAGATTTCCTAAAGAAATTTCTCTTGACAAAGATATAGACGAATATGGATTTCCATATAAGAAAAAGAGATTGGATGAAGACTCAAGTTCTAGGGAAATGCATTGTGATGACATCCAAG CTGTTGCTATCCGAGGCATGAAAGCCTGGAAGAAAATGTGCTCCGGAGCTTCAAAACTTATGGAGAAATATGCAGTACAAACTTGTGGATACTGTCCAGAGGTACAAGTGGGACCTAAAGGTCATAGAGTGCGGAATTGTCAAGCTTACAAACACCAAATGAGGGATGGGCAGCATGCATGGCAGGAGGCTACAATAAACGATTTTGTGCCTCCTGTATATGTCTATCACATTCAAGATCAGCAACCTAATAAGCCTTTGGTAAATGAGTTGAAAAGATACTATGGTATGTTACCCGCAGCTGTCGAGCTATTTTCACAGGCTGGAGCGCCAGTTGAAAAGAATTATGCACATTCAATGAGGGTAGATGTTGTAGTACCTGATATGGATGAGGAAAAGTGGGTTGTTTAG